A DNA window from Stutzerimonas stutzeri contains the following coding sequences:
- a CDS encoding phosphoribosyl-ATP diphosphatase → MSDTLTRLAEVLEARKGAAPDSSYVASLYHKGLNKILEKLGEESVETILAAKDAATSGDASDLIYETADLWFHSMVMLAALGQHPQAVLDELDRRFGLSGHAEKAARPQT, encoded by the coding sequence ATGAGTGACACCCTTACCCGCCTGGCCGAAGTGCTGGAGGCCCGCAAGGGTGCGGCGCCGGACAGCTCCTACGTCGCCAGCCTGTACCACAAGGGCCTGAACAAGATTCTCGAGAAGCTCGGTGAGGAATCGGTGGAAACCATCCTCGCCGCCAAGGACGCAGCCACAAGTGGCGACGCCAGCGACCTGATCTACGAAACCGCTGATCTATGGTTCCACAGCATGGTCATGCTCGCCGCCCTCGGCCAGCACCCGCAGGCCGTGCTGGATGAACTGGATCGGCGCTTCGGCCTCTCCGGACACGCGGAAAAAGCCGCGCGTCCGCAAACCTGA
- the tatA gene encoding twin-arginine translocase TatA/TatE family subunit, whose product MGFGGISIWQLLIILLIVVMLFGTKRLKGLGSDLGDAIKGFRKSMGTDEEKPGVEDKQNHTIDAQARKVEEPTKKD is encoded by the coding sequence ATGGGTTTTGGCGGCATTAGCATCTGGCAACTCCTGATCATCCTGCTCATCGTCGTCATGTTGTTCGGCACCAAGCGCCTCAAGGGCCTGGGCTCCGATCTCGGTGATGCGATCAAGGGCTTCCGCAAGTCCATGGGCACCGACGAGGAAAAGCCCGGCGTCGAGGACAAGCAGAACCACACCATCGATGCGCAGGCGCGCAAGGTCGAAGAACCGACCAAGAAAGACTAG
- the tatB gene encoding Sec-independent protein translocase protein TatB yields the protein MFDIGFTELLLVGLVALMVLGPERLPGAVRTAGLWVGRLKRSFNNIKAEVEREIGADEIRRQLHNERILDLEREMKQSIMPPAASSHSTTATPPPVTGNAAEVADASAGSSAPDTSSPEAPAAQPPASAAEPAPTPRPDRSPEP from the coding sequence ATGTTCGATATCGGTTTCACCGAACTGCTACTGGTCGGCCTGGTGGCGCTGATGGTGCTCGGCCCTGAACGCTTGCCGGGCGCAGTGCGGACCGCCGGCTTGTGGGTCGGCAGGCTGAAACGCAGCTTCAACAATATCAAGGCCGAGGTGGAGCGCGAGATCGGCGCGGACGAGATCCGCCGGCAACTGCATAACGAGCGCATCCTCGACCTCGAGCGAGAGATGAAGCAGAGCATCATGCCGCCGGCAGCGTCCAGCCACTCGACCACCGCCACACCGCCACCAGTTACCGGCAACGCAGCAGAGGTCGCCGACGCCAGCGCTGGCAGCAGCGCGCCCGACACGAGCAGCCCGGAAGCGCCGGCTGCGCAACCGCCTGCCTCTGCCGCAGAACCCGCCCCCACTCCTCGCCCGGACAGATCACCCGAACCATGA
- the tatC gene encoding twin-arginine translocase subunit TatC — MSQPSIDDQEMPLVAHLTELRKRLLRCVVAIALLFGGLFYFSQQIYALVAAPLRAYLPEGATMIATGVASPFLTPFKLTLMVALFLSMPVILHQIWGFIAPGLYKHEKRIAVPLLISSIFLFYAGMAFAYFVVFPIMFGFFASVTPEGVAMMTDIGQYLDFVLTLFFAFGVAFEIPVATFLLIWVGIVDVATLRKSRPYVIVGCFAVGMVLTPPDVFSQALLAVPMWLLFEAGVICGSLVKKRDQHFRGDAEDEAPETGDQPRAPRP; from the coding sequence ATGAGCCAGCCTTCCATCGACGACCAGGAAATGCCGCTGGTCGCGCATCTGACCGAGCTGCGCAAACGCCTGCTGCGTTGTGTCGTGGCCATCGCCCTGCTGTTCGGCGGACTGTTCTACTTCTCGCAGCAGATTTACGCACTGGTCGCTGCACCGCTACGCGCCTACCTGCCTGAAGGCGCGACGATGATCGCCACCGGCGTGGCCTCGCCGTTCCTGACGCCGTTCAAGCTGACGTTGATGGTTGCGCTGTTCCTGTCGATGCCAGTCATCCTGCACCAGATCTGGGGCTTTATCGCGCCCGGCCTGTACAAGCACGAAAAGCGCATCGCCGTACCGCTGCTGATATCGAGCATCTTCCTGTTCTATGCCGGCATGGCCTTCGCCTACTTCGTGGTGTTCCCGATCATGTTCGGCTTCTTCGCCAGCGTCACACCGGAAGGCGTGGCGATGATGACCGACATCGGCCAGTACCTGGACTTCGTACTCACGCTGTTCTTCGCCTTCGGCGTGGCGTTCGAGATCCCGGTGGCAACGTTCCTGCTGATCTGGGTCGGCATTGTCGATGTCGCCACCCTGCGCAAGAGCCGCCCATACGTGATCGTCGGCTGCTTCGCCGTCGGCATGGTGCTGACCCCGCCGGACGTCTTTTCCCAGGCGCTGCTGGCAGTGCCAATGTGGCTGCTGTTCGAGGCCGGCGTGATCTGCGGCAGCCTGGTCAAGAAACGCGACCAGCACTTCCGCGGCGATGCCGAGGACGAAGCGCCGGAAACCGGTGATCAGCCCCGCGCCCCACGCCCGTGA
- a CDS encoding 16S rRNA (uracil(1498)-N(3))-methyltransferase codes for MNLLLLERADFVADDRVLLRDRRLTHLQQVHRAEVGESLRVGLVGGDMGNGRLLRLDAGEAELQVSFDQPPPTKLPVTLLLALPRPKMLRRVLQTVATMGVPRLVLLNSYRVEKSFWQTPFLEPAAIREQLILGLEQARDTVLPDVVIEKRFKPFVEDRLPQLATGTLGLVGHPGAYPDCPRAVTEPVTLAIGPEGGWIPYEVDKLAATGLQPVQLGERILRVETAVSALLARLF; via the coding sequence GTGAACCTGCTGCTGCTCGAACGGGCGGACTTTGTCGCCGACGACCGCGTCCTGTTGCGTGATCGCCGCCTGACGCACCTGCAACAGGTGCATCGCGCCGAGGTCGGCGAAAGCCTCAGGGTCGGCCTGGTCGGTGGCGACATGGGCAACGGCCGACTGCTACGCCTGGATGCCGGCGAGGCGGAATTGCAGGTCAGCTTCGACCAACCGCCACCCACCAAGCTGCCAGTGACTCTGCTGTTGGCGCTACCACGACCGAAAATGCTGCGCCGCGTGCTGCAGACCGTCGCGACCATGGGCGTGCCGCGGCTGGTGCTGCTGAACAGCTATCGGGTGGAGAAGAGCTTCTGGCAGACGCCCTTCCTCGAACCTGCCGCCATCCGTGAACAGCTGATTCTGGGGCTGGAACAGGCCCGCGACACCGTGCTGCCAGACGTCGTCATCGAGAAGCGCTTCAAGCCCTTCGTCGAGGATCGCCTGCCGCAACTCGCCACTGGCACCCTCGGGCTGGTCGGTCATCCAGGTGCCTATCCCGACTGCCCCCGTGCGGTCACCGAGCCAGTTACCCTGGCGATCGGGCCGGAGGGTGGCTGGATTCCGTACGAGGTGGACAAGCTCGCCGCCACGGGCCTGCAGCCGGTGCAGCTGGGCGAGCGCATCCTGCGCGTCGAGACCGCGGTCAGCGCCCTGCTGGCCAGGCTGTTCTGA
- a CDS encoding UPF0158 family protein, with product MRPLTIDMHRLEYALDGRDSAEYYLDLENGEIRAVFPSEPAPGVMEKYDVQQDRYLHIEPLELAQSITMREAFLFTQHDPIAHAVLSNALKGRKPLRTFDFKLEDFPEVREAWLGYQTVQLREYAITWLRDNDLEPVRH from the coding sequence ATGCGACCATTGACCATCGACATGCACCGTCTTGAGTACGCTCTGGATGGACGCGACAGCGCCGAATACTACCTGGATCTGGAAAACGGCGAGATCCGTGCCGTGTTTCCAAGCGAGCCAGCCCCCGGCGTCATGGAGAAATACGACGTACAGCAGGATCGCTATCTGCACATCGAGCCGCTGGAACTAGCGCAATCGATCACCATGCGTGAAGCCTTCCTGTTCACCCAGCACGACCCCATCGCCCACGCTGTGCTGAGCAATGCACTCAAAGGCCGCAAGCCGCTGCGAACATTCGACTTCAAGCTGGAGGACTTCCCCGAAGTCAGGGAGGCCTGGCTGGGCTACCAGACCGTGCAGCTGCGCGAATATGCGATCACATGGTTGCGCGATAACGACCTGGAGCCGGTGCGCCACTGA
- the dtd gene encoding D-aminoacyl-tRNA deacylase, with the protein MKGLIQRVRQARVEVAGEVVSAIDQGLLVLVGVERDDDHARADKLLHKLLNYRVFSDDQSKMNRSLKDIGGGLLLVSQFTLAADTRSGLRPSFSSAAPPAQGEALYDYLLKQAREQHHQVACGRFGADMQVHLINDGPVTFLLES; encoded by the coding sequence ATGAAGGGTTTGATCCAGCGCGTGCGTCAGGCACGCGTCGAGGTCGCGGGCGAGGTGGTCAGCGCCATCGATCAGGGGCTGCTGGTGCTCGTGGGTGTCGAGCGCGACGACGACCATGCGCGGGCTGACAAGCTGCTGCACAAGTTGCTCAATTACCGTGTCTTCAGCGACGACCAGAGCAAGATGAATCGCTCGCTGAAAGATATCGGCGGCGGTCTGTTACTGGTGTCGCAGTTCACCCTGGCGGCCGATACCCGCAGCGGCCTGCGGCCGAGTTTCTCGAGTGCGGCGCCGCCCGCGCAGGGCGAAGCGCTCTACGACTACCTGCTGAAACAGGCGCGAGAGCAGCACCACCAGGTCGCATGCGGGCGTTTTGGTGCCGACATGCAGGTGCATCTGATCAACGACGGTCCGGTGACCTTTCTTCTTGAGAGCTGA
- the pip gene encoding prolyl aminopeptidase, which produces MQTLYPEIKPYARHELAVEKPHVLYVDESGSPDGLPVLFVHGGPGGGCDAMSRRFFDPSLYRIITFDQRGCGRSTPHASLENNTTAHLIADMQRIREHLGIDKWVLFGGSWGSTLSLAYAQAYPEHVHALILRGIFLCRPQDLAWFYQEGASRLFPDYWQDFLAPIPPEERDDLMQAFYRRLTGTDQIAQMHAAKAWSCWEGRTATLRPNSHVVERFSDTHRALSMARIECHYFVNQAFLEPDQLLRDMPKIAHLPGIIVHGRYDAICPLDNAWALHQAWPNSELQIIRDAGHSAAEQGITDALVRAAGEIAHRLLDLPPADAE; this is translated from the coding sequence ATGCAGACCTTGTATCCGGAGATCAAACCCTACGCCCGGCATGAGCTGGCGGTGGAAAAACCGCACGTGCTCTACGTCGACGAGAGTGGATCGCCGGACGGACTGCCCGTGTTGTTCGTTCACGGCGGCCCTGGTGGTGGCTGTGATGCCATGAGCCGGCGTTTCTTCGATCCGAGCCTTTACCGCATCATCACGTTCGATCAGCGCGGCTGTGGCCGCTCGACACCGCATGCCAGCCTGGAGAACAACACCACGGCGCATCTGATCGCCGACATGCAGCGTATCCGTGAGCATCTGGGCATCGACAAATGGGTGCTGTTCGGCGGCTCCTGGGGCTCTACGCTGTCCCTAGCCTACGCCCAGGCTTATCCCGAACACGTGCACGCATTGATCCTGCGCGGGATCTTTCTCTGCCGCCCGCAAGACCTTGCCTGGTTCTACCAGGAAGGCGCCAGCCGACTCTTTCCCGACTACTGGCAGGACTTTCTCGCGCCGATTCCACCGGAAGAACGTGACGATCTGATGCAGGCCTTCTACCGGCGCCTCACCGGAACCGACCAGATCGCCCAGATGCATGCCGCCAAGGCCTGGTCCTGCTGGGAAGGGCGTACCGCGACGCTGCGGCCCAATAGTCACGTAGTCGAACGTTTTTCCGATACCCACCGGGCGCTATCGATGGCCCGCATCGAATGCCATTACTTCGTCAACCAGGCGTTTCTCGAGCCGGATCAGCTGTTGCGCGACATGCCGAAGATCGCCCATCTGCCGGGCATCATCGTGCATGGCCGTTATGATGCGATCTGTCCGCTGGACAACGCTTGGGCGCTGCATCAGGCGTGGCCGAACAGTGAGTTGCAGATCATCCGCGATGCTGGGCATTCCGCAGCTGAACAGGGCATTACCGATGCCCTGGTGCGTGCGGCCGGCGAGATTGCCCACCGCCTGCTGGATTTGCCGCCAGCGGATGCCGAATGA
- a CDS encoding lipocalin family protein — MRASVALLCLMLLSGCVGGGREQPPETVGEVDLQRYQGTWYELARLPMFFQRDCARSEAHYQLQPDGSVAVTNRCETEDGEWQEAKGKAVPQEAGSSDRLWVRFDNWFSRLFPDLTKGHYWVLYLDEGYSTALVGSPDRKYLWLLARDTEVDQATRARLLTEAERRGYDTSELLWRQ; from the coding sequence ATGCGTGCAAGTGTTGCCCTGCTGTGCCTGATGCTGTTGAGCGGATGCGTAGGTGGTGGCCGCGAGCAGCCTCCCGAAACGGTGGGCGAAGTGGATCTTCAGCGTTATCAGGGGACCTGGTACGAGCTGGCGCGCTTGCCGATGTTCTTTCAGCGCGACTGCGCACGCTCCGAAGCGCACTACCAGCTGCAGCCTGACGGCAGCGTGGCGGTGACTAACCGCTGCGAAACGGAAGACGGTGAATGGCAGGAAGCCAAAGGCAAAGCGGTGCCGCAGGAAGCCGGAAGTAGCGATCGGCTCTGGGTGCGTTTCGATAACTGGTTCAGCCGCCTCTTTCCCGATCTGACCAAGGGCCACTACTGGGTGCTATATCTGGATGAGGGCTATAGCACGGCGCTGGTCGGCAGCCCCGATCGCAAGTATCTCTGGCTGCTGGCGCGCGATACCGAAGTCGATCAGGCGACCCGCGCGCGGCTGCTTACCGAGGCCGAGCGGCGTGGTTACGACACCAGCGAACTGCTCTGGCGGCAGTGA
- the bamE gene encoding outer membrane protein assembly factor BamE domain-containing protein, whose product MPLRTPLLIACALLLAACSPVTQENFAKLKPGMERVEVEKLLGKPSECAGALGMSSCTWGEKNRFISVQFAGDQVMMFSGKGLK is encoded by the coding sequence ATGCCATTGCGTACCCCATTGTTGATTGCCTGCGCCTTATTGCTGGCTGCCTGCAGCCCCGTCACCCAGGAGAACTTCGCCAAGCTCAAGCCCGGCATGGAGCGGGTGGAAGTCGAAAAGCTACTCGGCAAGCCCTCCGAATGCGCGGGTGCGCTGGGAATGTCCAGTTGTACCTGGGGTGAGAAGAACCGCTTCATCAGCGTCCAGTTCGCCGGAGACCAGGTAATGATGTTTTCCGGCAAGGGCCTGAAGTAG